A genome region from Brassica oleracea var. oleracea cultivar TO1000 chromosome C2, BOL, whole genome shotgun sequence includes the following:
- the LOC106323868 gene encoding glutathione S-transferase T3-like: MDSNPYRHSSNFFDLLTSQQSVFSLVEETILEDTPAERKERRMWTPVEDMVLISSWLNTSKDPVVGNEQRSGTFWKRIAAYFAASPKVAATDLREYTHCKQRWHKIKDQVNKFCGAFEAASREKTSGQNENDVLKLAHEIFFNNHQKNFILELAWKELRNDQKWCELSHQGTAKRRKCDEGS; the protein is encoded by the coding sequence ATGGATTCCAATCCATACCGGCATAGTAGTAACTTTTTTGATCTCCTTACGAGTCAACAAAGTGTCTTTAGTTTAGTAGAAGAAACTATCCTTGAAGACACTCCTGCTGAGCGTAAGGAACGCCGGATGTGGACGCCTGTAGAAGATATGGTGCTCATCAGCTCCTGGCTCAACACAAGCAAAGATCCAGTAGTGGGAAATGAGCAACGGTCTGGGACATTCTGGAAAAGGATTGCCGCTTACTTTGCGGCAAGTCCCAAGGTTGCAGCCACTGATCTCCGAGAATACACTCATTGCAAGCAGCGTTGGCACAAGATAAAAGATCAAGTCAACAAGTTCTGTGGGGCTTTTGAAGCAGCAAGTAGAGAGAAAACGAGTGGGCAAAATGAGAATGATGTTCTCAAATTAGCTCATGAAATATTCTTCAACAACCACCAAAAAAATTTTATCCTTGAACTTGCTTGGAAAGAGCTTCGGAATGATCAAAAATGGTGTGAACTCTCACACCAAGGAACCGCTAAAAGGAGGAAGTGTGACGAGGGTTCATAG